AGTAATAATATgagtaattacccaaatcagtCCCCGAGGATTTTAGAATcggacattttagtccccaagGAAAATTAATAGACATATTAATCCCCAAGGTTTTACTTCGGCAGACAAATCAGTCCCTAGTTCATTTTTCGGCAGTGTAATTATCCAGATCAGTCcccaaagattttaaaaacggaCATCTTAGTCCCCAAGAAAAACTAATGTACAAATCAATCCCCAACGTTTCTCTTTGTTAGACATAATAGTCCCTcgtccaaaaataaaataaaataaaataattattattattaattgcacaataatattgtactatattttttgtattttttggacaaaaataatgataaatttattcattaaattcttatatatatatatatatatatatagtgtcactcaataataataataataataataataataataataataataataataataaaattattagagattattttacaagaaatttaaagttaaaactatttgatatttttgtatttaatataatcaaaagatgtgctaggtaaaaaatatatatatgtttgtattaaaaaatatgtattaaaagaaaatattttaatttggatttatattaaatatatatttttttaatacaaacattttttttaaaatattacatcttttgattatattaaatataaaaatatcaaatagttttaaccttgaatttcttataaaataatctctaataattttaatgattattattattattattaattacataataatattataccatgattttttatattttttagataaaaataataatttattcattagattcttatatatgtatttatatatatatatatatatatatatatatatatatatatatatatatatatatatatatgagtaattacccaaatcagtCCCTGAGGATTTTAGAATcggacattttagtccccaaggaaaattaatacacagattAATCCCCAAGGTTTTACTCCGGCAGACAAATCAGTCCCCAGTTCATTTTCCGACAGTGTAATTACCCAGATCAGTccccaaaaattttaaaaacggacattttagtccccaagAAAAACTAATGTACAAATCAATCCCCAACGTTTCTCTCTGTTAGACATAATAGTCCCCCgtcgaaaaataaaataaaataaaataattattattattaattgcacaataatattgtactatattttttgtattttttggacaaaaataatgataaatttattcattaaattcttatatatatatatatatatatatagtcactcaataataataataataataataataataataataataataataataataataataaaattactagagattattttataagaaatttaaagttaaaaccatttgatatttttgtatttaatataattaaaagatgacctatgtaaaaaaatatatatgtttgtattaaaagaaaatattttaatttggatttatattagatacattttttaatacaaacattttttaaaatagtacatcttttaattatattaaatacaaaaatatcaaatgattttaatcttgaatttcttgtaaaataatctctaatagttttatttattattattattattattgagtgactatatatatatatatatatatatatatatatatatatatatatatgattaaattattatttttatataaaaaatacaaaaaatcatggtataatattattatgtaattaataataataataataatcaataaaattattagagattattttataagaaattcaaggttaaaactatttgatatttttatatttaatataatcaaaagatgtaatattttaaatattttaaataatatatatatatataaaagaatttaatgaataaatttatcattatttttgtccaaaaaatacaaaaaatatagtacaatattattgtgcaattaataataataattattttcttttattttatttttggacggGTGACTATTATGTCTAACAAAGAGAAACGTTGGGGATTGATTTGTACATTAGTTTTTCTTGGGGACTAAGATGtccgtttttaaaatctttgggGATTGATCTGGATAATTACACTGCCGAAAAATAAACTAGGGACTGATTTGTCTGCTGGAGTAAAACCTTGGGGATTAATATGTCTATTAATTTTCcttggggactaaaatgtccgATTCTAAAATCCTCGGTGactgatttgggtaattactctatatatatatatatatatatatatatatatatatatatatatatatatatatatagtcacttaataataataataataataaataaaactattagagattattttacaagaaattcaagattaaaatcatttgatatttttgtatttaatataattaaaagatgtactattttaaaaaatgtttgtattaaaaaaatgtatttaatataaatccaaattaaaatattttcttttaatacaaacatatattttttttacataggtcatcttttgattatattaaatacaaaaatatcaaatggttttaactttaaatttcttataaaataatctctagtaattttattattattattattattattattattattattattattattattattattgagtgactatatatatatatatatatatatatatatatatatataagaatttaatgaataaatttatcattatttttgtccaaaaaatacaaaaaatatagtacaatattattgtgcaattaataataataattattttattttattttatttttggacggAGGACTATTATGTCTAACAGAGAGAAACGTTGGGGATTGATTtgtacattaattttttttggggactaaaatgtccgtttttaaaatttttggggACTGATCTGGGTAATTACACTGTCGGAAAATGAATTGGGGACTGATTTGTCTGCCGGAGTAAAACCTTGGGGATTaatctgtgtattaattttccttggggactaaaatgtccgATTCTAAAATTCTCAGGGactgatttgggtaattactcTAATAATATAAAGAAATGCAGAGCACGCTTCTGGTGCAACCGTGCAACATATCCACCTACTCCAACCTGCTGGCTAGCTAATctatttaaaatagaaatctTGAGTAGTTTGATCATTGAGGCTATCCAAGtgtcaaaattttaaattacttaTTACTGTTCATGtcatgtatgtatgtatgtatgttaaTGATATTAATAACTTTTCATGATGACTATCACACCTAATCTATAAAGCTATAATTTTTCCTACATACTCCTCTTTGGAGGGAAATTATAGAGggatttcaaataaaatttcatGTAATTGTAGTTTGAATTTCGAATGCACCCGCCATGAAATTTCATGTAATTTGGTTTcacttatatatatacatactcCTCTTTGTTGTTTATATAAGTACATATCACATATATCAACGTGTAAAAATATATAATCTAACATGGGTGAGAGGTGTGACTTTCTTGAAGAAATCTCCACAAAGAGAGCAGATTGGATCATTAAGGTTTATGTTGTAAGGATGTGGTATGGTCCTCCACGCCCAAATAGTAGTGAAGCTGGTGCTTTAGAGATTGCATTGCACGACTTGAAGGTTTGTTTAAACCATATTAACCTCTAAATTATTATCCGGAATTTGTTCAAACTATCATATAACATTATTGTCATTTTATTGTTACCAGGGCAGCAGGATACACTGCACGATTCCAAAATTAGTGGTGCGACTGTTCCGGCCCATTCTGTCGGAGGGGCAGCTATATAGTATTTCTTCTTTTATAGTCCAAAAGAACAATATGTGGATGAAGTGCAGCTCGCTTCAGTATAGGATCACCTTATTACAAAGAAGCATGGTTGTTCATATCCCTCAACCGCTCTTTCCGTTTCAGCCATTTACATTTAGGAGTATTGCGTCTATCCTGCAAGAAGAAAGGCTTGATCAGAATTTTCTTTTTGGTAATGGTTTAATCCAGACTCTgtttaatatgttttttttttatgatttatccATTAACATAAAGCATCTTTTTGCATTATAGATGTGCTAGCAGAGGTTATAGGGAAGGAGGACCCAAAGAATTTGGTTACCAAGCAAGGGCAGGAAAGCAAGCGGTTAGGGTTGTTAGTGGAGGACCTTGAGTAAGTGTTGTGTATTTAAAGCCTTATGACAATCAGGTTGATGTACAACTCATTTAATTGTTATCAAACATGCTAACAACTTACAATATATCAGGAAGAATTCTATCAATTGTACCCTATTTGGTTCACTGGTAGATTTGATCCAACCCTATTTAGATGGTGATAAGACTGAACCTCTCATAGTTGCATTCCAACTATTTAGAGCAAAAGAATGGAATGGTATGAATCTAAATCtataaatgatttaaaatgttaaataaaGATGCTTTTTAGAATAATGCAGATATTTATTGTTTTGTCTTGATCTTCAGGGAAGATTAGTATTCAGAGTAGTTTTGACACATCTAACATCCACATAAATCCCAATATTAAGGAGGCCGAACTATTTAAAAAGAGGTATATATCTATTAATAAGTTTGTAGTAATAAAATATCATGTAAATTTACTCAATCTTCTGTTATATAGTTTGGTGGACAGCACTCAAGGTGATAGTCATTTTTCATCCCAGAGAATAAGTCATATGTCATCCAGTTCATATCGATCTGCTATCGATGAGCTCAGAAAAGGGATATGCAAAGTTGAAACAATAGACAGTGTGTTGAATGCAAGTGATGTGAGCATATAAAAGAATCATATATCCTTTTGAATTTGGCCATACACcattatttatcattttaagaacagcaaattttttttttgtttaggtTGGGTTTAAATGGATACTATGTATGATTGTTGACTTTGATGTCGGGAGGAATGATTGGTTCTTCATAGCTTGCAAGTATTGTCATAAAAAATGCAAAAAGATAGAGGAGAGATTTGAATGTGACCATTGCCGCAAGAAGGCCGTTCAGGTAGACTTGCGGTATAAGCTTCAAGCTTATGTTTCTGATGCAACTGGAAGTATGTGTGTAGTGTTGTGGGATACCGAAGCAAGCCAAATTGTAGGGTTGAGTGCAACCAAAGTCAGAGAAAGTTATAGTCAGGTACAATGAACATATTGCAATTTGTTTATCATCAGTTAAAACATAGCATTAACATCCTATTGATTATTTTAAGAATTCATAATGAAGGATGATTCTGATGATTCTTACCCGGAGGTGCTGAAGACGGCCTTGGACATGAAGTTGCTATTAAGGATTAATGTGAAAAGTAGTAATTTGAGTGGTAATGAGAATGTCTATAATGTCACAAAAGCTTGCCTTGATGAGCACCTTATCCATAAATATAGCCAGTCTGTAAATGAACAATCTATGGAGGTaaggaaatttgaaaatatcaacccttacaataaatttatatagTTTTACATACTGTTTCTCTTAAAAAATCATGCAGAACAAGTCTATTGGATATTGCAGGGGTTGGATAATGTTACTAGCTTGGATTGTACCACTGATGTTGTTTATCTTGGTGATGATGAATCTGTCCAAGGTGGACAGGTAAGTTTTTTAGTGTATAGAAAAGGAATTTTCAATGATTAAAAAAGTATGCTTAGAGTGTTAAGGATTACTAactatttaatttgttttgatAATCAAGAATCCGTCAATGAGTCTAAGACAGTTACCAGCGGCAAGGGAAGAGCTAAAAGGATTGATGCAGGAATTATAGGAGTAGTTGCGAAAGACTTGGAGAGTATACCCATAGGGCAGTTGTCAAGTACTAAGAAGCCAAGGTTGAGtattaagaaagaaaagaatctCTAGACTCTGTTCTAAATTAGAGAGCTAAAAAGATTGATACAGGAATTATAGGAGTAATTGTGAAAGACTTGGAGAGTATACCCATAGGGATGTTGTCAAGTACTAAGAAGTCAAGGTTGAGtattaagaaagaaaagaatctCTAGATTGACGGAATAATGGTTATGTCTCTAGAAAGTGTGCTTTTAGAATTTCGTTTTCTAATTTGTATTGATGCTAATGACTTAATCTTTCCTGCATGGAGTAACCCATATTAATATAGTTATTGATTATGAATTATCTATCTATATCCCAAACTTACAATTATCATATTATAGAGTACaatatatatacaatataaTTTAGAAGGAACAGATTCAATAACAATTATACATAAGAGAAATCATTTACAAATTAGTAAAGGAACTATTAGAATATAGTATATCAACTTTCACTATTCTCAATCgctatttaattaataataaccTTTAGAGGATGGTCAAGGCATGCAACCAAATATATagattgtaaaaaaaaatatttatatatatatatatatatatattttaaatgacTGTAAATATATctgattttaatattatatttattcaaatacAAAAAACTGTTgacaaaagagaataaaaaatatattaaagattGGGATAAATCATCCCTTCCGGTATAGGTAAACCTATGCTCATTCAATATTTGCTTATgctataagaaaaagattttcaatGAGGCATTGTATATTGTTTTGACAGTATACATTTAAAATAACAAGCAATTTGCTACATTGAAGTCTGTGAAACCAAACACAGTTTAAAATAGTAACCTTTAGATTATAAAGTAGTAACTATAAATACCCTATACAAGGATAATCATCAGATTATATGTATTCATATTACATCCCTTTTCCCTACATCAACATGGGCCAAAGTGCTACCTCAGCAGAGATGAACCTGGAACAAGTTTTTCCGGATGATATCTTGCTTGAAATTTTTAGGAGAAGCGAGCCAAAAACAGTAGTGAGATGCAGGGCGCTAGGTAAAGTATGGAATGAGATATTATCTGAATATAGTTTTATGAAGGAGAACACGTTTGCAACTAAGGGTAAGCACTTGAATTTGCTTCTTCAGGTTGGTTTAGCTGCTTGGGTTTATTCGCCAGATAACATAAGTATGATTGATTGTGTCAGTGGAGCCGTCATACCATGTCAGCTGCCTGTTGAGATTGATCAATCTGGGTGGTGGAGTGTTATTGGGTCTAAAAATGGGATGCTATGCCTGAGATATAGTATCAATGGTTTTAATTCTGAGGTGTTGGTTTGgaatctgatgagcggataatttgtacgctttttggcattgtttttagtatgtttttagtatatttggtttagtttttagtatattcttattagtttttagttaaaattcacttttctggactttactatgagtttgtgtatttttctgtgatttcaggtattttctggctgaaattgagggacctgagcaaaaatctgattcagagactgaaaaggactgcagatgctgttggattctgatctccctgcactcgaagtggattttctggagctacagaagctcaattggcgcgctctcaatggcgttggaaagtagacatcctgggctttccagcaatatatgatagtccatactttgcccaagatttgatggcccaaaccggcgttcaaagtcaccctcagaaattccagcgttaaacgccggaactggcacctaaatgggagttaaacgcccaaactggcataaaagctggcgtttaactccaagaagagtctctacacgaaattgcttcattgctcagcccaagcacacaccaagtgggcccggaagtggatttttatgtcatttactcatctctgtacaccctaggctactagttttctataagtaggaccttttactattgtatcatATATCggggggtagctatcttcattttatgctatcttagatcattgggaggctggccattcggccatgcctagaccttgttcttatgtattttcaacggtggagtttctacacaccatagattaaggtgtggagctctgctgtacctcgagtattaatgcaattactattgttcttctattcaattccgcttgttcttgttctaagatattcatttgcacccaagaacatgatgaatgtgatgattatgtgacactcatcatcattctcacttatgaacaagtgactgacaaccactctgttctacaagcaaacaaggctctaatgattatctcttggattcctgatacacgatgcatggttgatcgcctgacaaccgagtgctcgcctgacaaacgagccagccattccgtgagatcagagtcttcgtggtataggcaagaactgatggcggcattcaagagaatccggaaggtctaaccttgtctgtggtattctgagtaggattcaatgattgaatgactgtgacgtgcttcaaactcctgagggcggggcgttagtgacagacgcaaaagaatcactggattctattccggcctgattgagaaccgacagatggatagccgtgccgtgacagggtgcgttgaacatttccactgagaggatgggaggtagccactgacaacggtgaaacccttgcataagcttgccatggaaaggagtaagaaggattggatgaagacagtaggaaagcagagagacagaagggaaggcatcttcatacgcttatctgaagttcctaccaatgaattacataagtacctctatctttatctttatgctttattcgtatatcactatatccatttgagtctgcctgactaagatttacaaggtgaccatagcttgcttcataccaacaatctccgtgggatcgacccttactcgcgtaaggtttattacttggacgacccagtgcacttgctggttagttgtgcaaagttgtgtttatgccatggtattgagcaccaagtttttggggccattactagggattaattgagttgtgaaaagtagtgatcacaatttcgcacaccaagtttttggcgccgttgccggggattgttttgtgtatggacaactgacggttcatcttgttgcttagattaggtattttttttttcagagttcttaagaatgaattctagtgtttcaaggtgatgttcttatcatcaccaaagctgattgatcctcatcaatttagctcttgaatgcaatgtcctgctgaagcttggctagctatgtctaattcctttagactaaagctttagactaacattgcatgattcctggaattctcattaagaattttgatacctttgttttcttttccacttaattttcgaaaaatccaaaaaaattacaaaatcataaaaaccaaaaatattttatgtttcttgtttgagtctagagtctcatgttaagtttggtgtcaattgcatgtttctgttctttttgcattcatacatgtgtcttcattaatcttcaagttgttcttgatgattttatcactatgatttttaattctcttgacttgagtgtttatgtgtctcatatgcattcacattttgttagtgtcagtagtatacaaactgctaagtttggtgtcttgcatgcattgttatttgattttagttgcattttgattattccttattattaaaaatccaaaaatatttttaatttgtgtcttctcaagtcaataatacagagaattgaagattcagaacatacagcagaggaattgcacagaaaaagctgggcgttcaaaacgcccagtgaagaaggacagactggcgtttaaacgccagccagggtacctggttgggcgtttaacgcccaaaagggtatagttttgggcgttaaacgccagaatgtgcaccattctgggcgtttaacgccatgatggcacaagggggaggattttgttttcaaatcaattttttttcaagttttcaaagtttttcaaaatcaaatctttttcaaatcatatcttttcaatcaaatgttttcaaaatcaatttctttcctttttcaaagatacttgctatcaattaatgatttgattcaacatttcaagtatgttaccttttctgttgagaaaggtttaatgtttgaattatatcttttcttgttaggcaagtcattaatttttaaaatcaaatctttttaaaattgttttcaaatcatatcttctcaagcacatatttttttaaaaccaatcatatcttcttaacctcatctttttcaaaatagttttcaatcaaatctttttgacttctaatttcaaaatctttttcaaaaatcacttgatttctttcccactcttattttcgaaaactaattaatgtttttcaaaaggttttcaaattcttttacttgattttcgaaaattaccttccctcctctcacatccttctatttatggactaacactattcctcaatgcacaattcgaactccatctttcttgataagttcgaattttctacctctgtcttctattattctgttcctctgacacctcaaggaatctctatactgtgacatagaggattccatattttcttgttctcttctctttcatatgagcaggaacaaagacaaatgcattcttgttgaagctgatcctgaacctgaaaggaccttgaagcgaaagctaagagaagctaaagcacaactctctgtagaggacctaacagaaatcttcaaagaagaagacatggcagccaaaaacaacaacaatgcaaacaatgcaaggaaggtgctgggtgactttactgcacctactcccgacttttatgggaaaagcatctctatccctgccattggagcaaacaactttgagcttaagcctcaattagtttctctaatacaacagaattgcaagttccatggacttccattggaagatcctcatcagtttttagctgaattcttgcaaatctgtgacactgtcaagactaatggggtagaccctgaggtctacagacttatgctattcccttttgctgtaagagacagagctagggcatggttggactcacaacctaaagaaagcctggactcatgggaaaagctagtcaatgccttcttggcaaagttctttccacctcaaaaattgagtaagcttagagtggaagtccaaaccttcagacagaaggatggagaatccctctatgaagcttgggaaggatacaaacaattgatcagaaaatgtccttctgacgtgctttctgaatggagcatcataggtattttctatgatggtctctctgaactatccaagatgtctttggatagctctgctggaggatctcttcatttgaagaagacacctacagaagctcaagagctgattgaaatggttacaaataaccaattcatgtacacttctgaaaggaatcctgtgaacaatgggacaaatcagaagaaaggagttcttgagattgatactctgaatgtcattctggctcagaacaagatattgactcaacaagtcaatttgatttctcaaagtttgtttggaatgcaaaatgcaccaagcagtactaaggatgcttcatctgaagaagaagcctatgatcctgagaacccttcaatggaagaggtgaattacctaggagaaccctatggaaacacctataattcttcatggagaaatcacccaaatttctcatagaagaatcaagaaagacctcaacaaggttttaacaacaataatggtggaagaaacaggtttagcaatggcaagccttttccatcatcttctcagcaacagacagagaattctaagcagaacccctctgacttagcaactatggtctctgatctaatcaaaaccactcaaagtttcatgactgaaacaaggtcctccattaggaatttggaggcacaagtgggacagctgagcaagaaagttactgaactccctcctagtactctcccaagcaatacagaagaaaatccaaaaggagagtgcaaggccatcaacatggccgaatttggagaggaaggagaggaagtgaacgccactgaggaagacctcagtgggcgtgcactgacctccattgagttcccctATGAGGAACCataggaatctgaggctcaaaatgagaccatagagattccattggacttacttctgcctttcatgagctctgatgagtattcttcctctgaagaggacgagtatgtcactgaagagcaagttgctaaataccttggagcaatcataaagctaaatgacaagttatttggaaatgagacttgggagaataaacctcctttgctcaccaaagaactggatgacttgtctaggcagaaattacctcaaaagagacaggaccctgggaagttttcactaccttgtaccataggcaccatgaccttcaagaaggctctgtgtgacttagggtcaagtgtaaacctcatgcctctctctgtaatggagaagttagggatctttgaggtgcaagctgcaaaaatctcattagagatggcagacaactcaagaaaacaagcctatggacttgtagaggatgttctggtaaaggttgaagatcattacatccctactgattttatagtcctagagactgggaagtgcatggatgattccatcatccttggcagacccttcctagccacagcaaaggctgtgattgatgttgatagaggagagttgatcattcaagtgaatgaagaatccttggtgtttaaagctcaaggatatccctctgtcaccatggagaggaagcatgaagagcttctctcaaaacagagcccccacagtcaaactctaagtttggtgttgggaggccacaaccaaactctaagtttggtgttgaacccccacattcaaactctaagtttggtgttgaacccccacattcaaactctaagtttggtgttgggaggttccaacattgctctgagaaaatgtgaggctccatgagagccatctgtcaagctactgacattaaagaagcgcttgttgggaggcaacccaatgttatatt
This sequence is a window from Arachis stenosperma cultivar V10309 chromosome 10, arast.V10309.gnm1.PFL2, whole genome shotgun sequence. Protein-coding genes within it:
- the LOC130956750 gene encoding replication protein A 70 kDa DNA-binding subunit B-like — translated: MGERCDFLEEISTKRADWIIKVYVVRMWYGPPRPNSSEAGALEIALHDLKGSRIHCTIPKLVVRLFRPILSEGQLYSISSFIVQKNNMWMKCSSLQYRITLLQRSMVVHIPQPLFPFQPFTFRSIASILQEERLDQNFLFDVLAEVIGKEDPKNLVTKQGQESKRLGLLVEDLEKNSINCTLFGSLVDLIQPYLDGDKTEPLIVAFQLFRAKEWNGKISIQSSFDTSNIHINPNIKEAELFKKSLVDSTQGDSHFSSQRISHMSSSSYRSAIDELRKGICKVETIDSVLNASDVGFKWILCMIVDFDVGRNDWFFIACKYCHKKCKKIEERFECDHCRKKAVQVDLRYKLQAYVSDATGSMCVVLWDTEASQIVGLSATKVRESYSQDDSDDSYPEVLKTALDMKLLLRINVKSSNLSGNENVYNVTKACLDEHLIHKYSQSVNEQSMEGLDNVTSLDCTTDVVYLGDDESVQGGQTVTSGKGRAKRIDAGIIGVVAKDLESIPIGQLSSTKKPRLSIKKEKNL
- the LOC130956751 gene encoding uncharacterized protein LOC130956751, which encodes MGQSATSAEMNLEQVFPDDILLEIFRRSEPKTVVRCRALGKVWNEILSEYSFMKENTFATKGKHLNLLLQVGLAAWVYSPDNISMIDCVSGAVIPCQLPVEIDQSGWWSVIGSKNGMLCLRYSINGFNSEVLVWNLMSG